The nucleotide sequence CAGCTAAAGAGAACATTGGCCTCCGGCAAGCATGCCCTGGGCGCCTGGGTTACGATACCGAGTCCGGATGTTTCCGAAGCCATGTCTACCCTGGATCTCGACTGGCTGCTTTTTGACCTGGAGCATTCCGGTTTGAACGAACAGTACGCCCAGGTCCTGATGCAGGGAATGCGGGGTGACCGCGTAACCCCCCTTATCCGGGTTGCCTGGAATGATCCGGTACTGATAAAAAAAGCCCTGGATATCGGGGCCCACGGGGTCATCGTTCCCATGGTAAATACGAGAAAAGACGCCCTCAAGGCGGTGCAGGCCTGTACCTATCCGCCCAAGGGAATCCGGGGCTGCGGTCCCAAGCGTCCCTGGATCTACGATCCGGAGTATACTGATACCGCGGATGAAGAGGTCCTGATGATCCCCCAGATCGAGACCCTGGAGGCGGTGAACAACGCGGATGAGATCTTCTCCGTGGAGGGGGTGGATGTCTGCTTTGTGGGTCCCTTTGACCTGTCGGTCTCCATGGGCTTCAGGGGAAAACAGGAGGATCCGGAATTTCAGGCGGTGGTGGACAAGGTACTGTTGGCGGCGAAGCGCCACAACGTGGTGCCTGGAATGTGGCTCGGCGCCGGGCGGCCGGTTACCGAACGTCTCAAGGCCGGCTGGAAGTTTATCTCCATCGGACTGGATCTGAACCTGCTGGTGGACGGGACGAAGGCGGCCTTGAAAAAAGCGCTGGATTAAAGGGAGGAACCATGAGCAGGGAGCGCTGGAATGAACGATACCGGGAAAGGTCTTCAAAAAACCTTTCTCCGCCTAATGTGCATCTTGAAAAACTCGCCGCCGATCTTGAGCCCGGCACAGCCCTGGACCTGGCTGCCGGAGACGGGAGAAACGCCCTCTTTCTTTCGCGGAAAGCCTGGAAGGTTACGGCTGTAGATTTTTCGGAAGCCGGAATTGAGCGGGGCAGGGCTTTTGCCGAAGATGAGGGTCTTTCCGTTGACTGGCTGGTCCGGGATCTGAACGAATATGTTCCACCCCGGAAGAGCTTTGATCTTGTATGTCTATTCTATCTGCATATCCCTGAGAATCAGCTCGCAGGTGTCCTGAAAAAAGCTGCCGCCGCCGTTAAACCCGGCGGCAGCCTGCTGATCGTCGGTCATGACCGAACTAACATCACCCAGGGTGCGGGGGGACCGCAGAACCCGGATATTCTGTATACGACGGAAGAGATCTCCGCTCTGCTGCCGGGCATGTCAGTCGGCTATGCGAACAGAGAGAGTTGTCCCGCCGATCATGGAGGACTACCCCCCGGGACTGTTCAGATCGACTGCGTTGTACGGGCTACTTGCCCCCTTTAAGGATGTTCCGCTTTTCCAGGTACTCTTCGCGGCTTATTTCTCCGTTAACATAGCGCTTTTGCAGAGTTTCCAGGGGAGACTCTCCGCCTGCGCTGTTTCCGGACCGCAGGGGACCGTTGTTTCTAAAAAGAAAATAGGCGACGACTAATAAAAGAATAAGTCCGATACCCATGGTTATAATACCTCCGTAGGGAAAATTGCCGAAAGGGAAGAATCCGTTGCAGAATCCGTTTCCATATCCGTACATCATGGTTGTAACCTCCTGTGGTTATTTCTTACAATTAAGATAATAAATCAGAGATGTGAATAAATTGTGAAGCCGGAGGATTTTTTACTGCGAAAGCAGGTTTCCTACAACTCAATATGGAAATACCGCAGAATGCTGGTCAGCAGAATATAACTAAGCGCGGTGATTCCGCAGGCAATGCTTATGCCGAGCCAGAAGGGAATGTTCCTGCGTAGCAAAAGGGGTAAAACTATGAAAAAAAGGAGAGAGGGCAGCACCAGCCAAAAAATGGATGATGAGAAGGCTGCAATCCTTTGAGATTCTACCTTCTCAACCCGCATCCAGATCAGGGCAAGCAGGGAGGTCAGCGGGA is from Marispirochaeta sp. and encodes:
- a CDS encoding aldolase/citrate lyase family protein produces the protein MKNQLKRTLASGKHALGAWVTIPSPDVSEAMSTLDLDWLLFDLEHSGLNEQYAQVLMQGMRGDRVTPLIRVAWNDPVLIKKALDIGAHGVIVPMVNTRKDALKAVQACTYPPKGIRGCGPKRPWIYDPEYTDTADEEVLMIPQIETLEAVNNADEIFSVEGVDVCFVGPFDLSVSMGFRGKQEDPEFQAVVDKVLLAAKRHNVVPGMWLGAGRPVTERLKAGWKFISIGLDLNLLVDGTKAALKKALD
- a CDS encoding class I SAM-dependent methyltransferase, with protein sequence MSRERWNERYRERSSKNLSPPNVHLEKLAADLEPGTALDLAAGDGRNALFLSRKAWKVTAVDFSEAGIERGRAFAEDEGLSVDWLVRDLNEYVPPRKSFDLVCLFYLHIPENQLAGVLKKAAAAVKPGGSLLIVGHDRTNITQGAGGPQNPDILYTTEEISALLPGMSVGYANRESCPADHGGLPPGTVQIDCVVRATCPL
- a CDS encoding SHOCT domain-containing protein → MMYGYGNGFCNGFFPFGNFPYGGIITMGIGLILLLVVAYFLFRNNGPLRSGNSAGGESPLETLQKRYVNGEISREEYLEKRNILKGGK
- a CDS encoding DUF3147 family protein — its product is MAYYLVKLLISALIVVLVSEIAKRSSLLGALIASLPLTSLLALIWMRVEKVESQRIAAFSSSIFWLVLPSLLFFIVLPLLLRRNIPFWLGISIACGITALSYILLTSILRYFHIEL